Within the Malus sylvestris chromosome 4, drMalSylv7.2, whole genome shotgun sequence genome, the region CTAGCCATTTGGGAATATTGTTTTATTTCCAAATGAGTAAGAAATTATttcaatgaagaagaaaaatagagCAAAAGCTACATAATTAAGCTTTTGAACCCTTGTGTATCCACCTAGTATGGCTAAAATTTTGGAAAGTCCCTCAAATCTACATAATTTATGTATATGGGGCTAATGATGACCTACTCAAACTTAGGGTGAAACGAGAAAAACACTCATAACGCATATCACTAGTATATAGCCTCCCTCAATGGCTCAATCACATATATCCATTTTTGGCTTCCAACCAAATAGGTGAGTTCTAAAGGCTCATTTGTGTCTAGGGTTGGATTGAATTGGGTTGATGTCAAATGTTAAATCAATTCAAATTAGACTGTAGAATTACATAAACGTACAAGAACACAATAATTTATAATGATTTGTTCAAAGTTGTTACATATGCGTTAGTGTACTTTCTGTTTTCACTATATAATCGAGTTTTACAATATATAGACGCTTGTTGCTTTTTAGAGGGAAAAGTGTGCATCTAGGGTTACAATGTGAGGAATGAGGATGATTGGGAGTTATCCCTAAAATAAGGGCGAGGGAGCCCCTTCATGAAGAATTAGGGGTTCGGGCCGTGCCGATTCCCTGATTCGAATCATTCTTTCTTTTGACAGCAAGCACGGTTCGCAGCTAAACAGTGACACCAAATATGATACTAACATattagattagattagattGGAAAACTCATACAATTAAATGTATAAGTGAAGGTAGAGCTTAATGAATTTCAATTTGAGGGGATGGAAAGGATTAGACATGAAGAAATGCATCCCTTTTATGCACCAGACGAGCTCTAGAGTTCATAGCTCCAAACACACCCTTTTAGGTAGAAGCGTAGAACATCACCATCAAATCAATTTCATATATGAATAAATGAATTTGAGTCCTACCAACAATATATAATTGTTATATGTCACTTTCTCGTGAATTTGGTATTCCATGTCAGCAGGTATACATGGGATTGAAAGTGTATATATTTTTAGTGATAAGAACTGGCAAAGTGATCTATGAAGTTCATATTTTGATGCTTTTGAAATTATAATCTGATTGATTACCTTTGTCTCAAAGTAATTGGGCTTTTTTTCTGTCTAAAATATGGTAAGGCAGATAGATTGTCATGCACTTGACATTCCATTGCAGCACAAAGCAGTCGGTGTGAGAATTTATTTATCCCTTAAAACTTCTAAATGCTAATGTAATATTTGACTTATGAGCTCAATAGAGTCAAGTAATTAAGCAAGCTGAGAAATTGATTTCTGTGGCGATAGAGTACTCTGATTGGCAGGCCATCGGCAAGGCGGCACCTTTGTAAGCCTTGCAAACGTAGGAAGCGAAATTTTCATAGTCCTGTTACCTGTATTAAGGCGAAAAATGTTGAGAGACATAATCCTGCATCAAGGCAAAAAATGTAGAGTGAAAGAGAGATGACCAACATTTCCAATCGGTTGATTATTCAGAACCAGCCATGGAACGAACTTAAGAGGCGGACTGAGGTGAGTGGTTTCATTCGCATATTTTTGTTCAAGCTGCATTGCATTAACAACATCAATTGTCAGATTACGCGACATATAAACATGATTTCTAGTAGATGCTACTATGACTATTCGACGAGTACTAAATCAAAATAACCTTTGTTGCATTTGCAGTTTTTTAGCAATCCAAAACGGGCTTTAAAGGCAATCCCAATGAGCCGaaacaagtttgccactccttGCGCCTTCCCTCAATTACCAGAAATTCTATGCAGTATATCAAAGCAAAATGCTTGTTCTGCATCACAAATTCATCCTAGTGTAAGATAACGTGAATTCGAAATCATTTAAGACCAAAAATATCACAGATTGGCCAAGTCTAAGTACATAAGTGTATATGATTATATCCATACTACCATGTACACATTAAGTTCCAACACAGTATTAAATCTAAAATATCAGAAATATATTATACGGGAAGAGAGGGGTCTCACCACATCTTGTAAAACATCGAGCGCACAAGCTTCCAGAGAATTTAGCTTGCACACATCTGGTCCGTGCTGCAAAATTTCAGAGAAATCGTCATCAAGATACTTAGGGCCGTACGATAAccattttgtttatatgttttagttttcatttagtTCCCACCACCTCCCTTAATCCTTCTCCATTACACATTTCTCCAATAtattctctctatctctagtgtAAAAACTAAAACAGAACCGTTATATCAGATGGATCGAAATGTACAATAATACCTGTTTGGTTGCTAATATTTCGATGCAAGAAAAGAAGTAACAAAATAAGCACAAGTGTTCATGCAAGAAAACTGTAAAACTTCATTAAAAAGATGAAATGGAGAATCGACCTGACAAAACGTGGCTGTAGAAGCATTTCCCCAAGGAACCAGCCTGAGATTGAGAATGGTGATGAGACCCTTGGCGAAAATTCGAGCAAGATTTTTTTCGATGAAAGTAGCACAATAGGGACATAGAGTTTCATAGTAAACTGAGAGAGTAACTTTCTGAGGTTCCACCCTAGAAACTCCGAATGAGCACAAAGAACTGGCAATGATCAAAGTGAAGAATAAATAAGTACTAGTAGCCATGTCTCTGAGATTTCAGAACTGCtaggtttaaatttatgcaGTTGGTTTAATTAAAAACCTCATACTCCTACCAAACATGCGATTTCAATTtccaatatttattaaaaattcattttgcAGCTGTCAAATCCCTTTCGATCTAATTTGGGAAATGCTTGTAGGGTTAAAGCTTCTATTTTCTTTAATGTCTTTTACTGTAGGGTTTTTTGGTTGTTACTGGTGTGAATAAGATGGCATCAGTGTTTACCTACAAGTTTCTGCAGAAACAAGATTCGTTTGTCTTCTATACTTTTGGCAACAACTCTTCCAAACGCGTTTATGATTCTTGGCTCTTTAGACACACATCAGCCAGTGGTAGATACAGAATTTTCCTGTTGGGGTCAAGATATAGCCCAACCCATGTCACTTTACCCATTCTTGTCACGCCTTACTCATCGTGAAGGACTTTTGTCAAAGAGCTTACCCCACGACAGCCATGCTCAAGTAGAGATGGAGCTTTTTTAGATCATAAATAGAAAAACGGGCAAGTATGAGCAACAGCCTTTACGCGCCATTATGTAGATCCGTCGCTGAGAGCAGCAATTCATCATATTTCATTATACACCAATTTTATAGTAATGTGAAAGATGCAAGCAATGACACAACAACCGACTGCTGTCAAGTTTGCCATCACTTGGTCACCTCCATGGCATCAATGAAACGCTGCGCATTGAAGCGTTCTCTGGTATTACAAACCCCACAATTACAGTGACTTGTGTCACATAACCCATATATATAAGGGTACAAATACTAAATTTTGCAGATGAGCATTAATGTGAAGAGTTCCTTCCTTGGTTTGCAAAGCATACTTGAGGAACTGGTTTTTCTTGCTCGGTTGATTCGGTCTTATAACGAATTGATCCGCAAGCTTGTGGAGGTGTGCCTTTGTAAGCCCTACAAATATAGGCCATAAAGTTTTGGTAGTCCTACGTACATACAGCAAAGTGTTAACAAGGGTGACAAAACCCAATAACAACTTAAATTACCTATACCTTGGATGCCACATTGACCAATATTCATGTAATTGGCTTGGGATACCGACAACGCGACATCTTGGTAAGTttctctcaaaaaaaaaaaaaaaaaaaaaaaaaaaaaaaaagagatgacAAGGTGAATTACCAAGTGACCTACCTCTTGAAGTGGTTTATCATTGACAATCACCCATGGCACAAATCTATGTGGAGGTTTAAGCTGAGCAGTTTCCCTAGCATAGCTTCCTTCAATCTATATATGTATCAAAGGAAAATCCCAATCCATGAAGCTCAATTCTCAAACAATGAACCAGTTCATATTAAAAAGCACCACAACAATACACACATTAAGAGGAATCCCGCTCCACTTGTTTACAGAGTGGGATCAATAGTATCCTCGTCTTGCCTGTATGATGACCATGTATTGCCTACATAACACCCCTTGTATCGTATAGCCAACAAAACGGCAAAAACATTAAACTATAGACAAACTATGCGGTCAATACATGGTCACTATACAGGATGGGATCCCGAGATCCCCGCTAAGAAGCTaatcctatatatatgtgtatgtgaAATAGAAGTGAAACTAACCACATAGCCATTTCCACTGTTGTAGCAATCGATAGGCTCAGTGCCTAATCTTGTCATTTCAAAGCAATTGGCCCAAGCACCGTGTTTGCCCCCCAATGTAAAGCGCTCAACGCAGTGGATAAATGTGAAATGCCGATTCTACatgcattaaaatttgatcaaaataTTAAACTATGATTTGAATATTTGGTTTTGCTTAATTAGTGAATTGATGAGTTGCTTACCACATCAGGATAGATGCTAATGGTGCAGGCCTCAATGGTGTTGAGCAAACATTCATCTGATCCATGCTGCAAAATCCAAAAGAAACAAGCGCAAAACATGTTTTAGTCCTTGTAATTTTCACAAAGTTTTGGTTTGTGTCCTTGTATTTTCAATTGCATCGAATTTGGTCCCTCTAGTTTGCAAACTCCGTTAATCCAACCCAAGTTGGTGGATGTCTTTCGATTGGAACAATTTGCAAATTAATTACAGAGATCGGATTCGATTTAATTGAAAATACAAAAACGACAATTAGGGAGTGAGGTATGCAAAACCACATAATAGGTTGGCCATATTTCAATATTTAAACTTGCCGtccaaacaaaattaaacctagatttttcacttaaaaaaaaaattaacattgtGTTAGTGGCTAGATTAATGCTCGGATACTTAAATTTGTATACTAAATTAGCAAACCAAATGAGGTGTCATCAATAAAAtataagcacgtttatcaacgatTAAGTAATAACTCAATCACCAACttctatgtcatttagtttacaaaatttaatatacaaatttagtctctctagcattactttGGTGGCTAATTAGAAACtcattttaaagtgtttttaaatgactaaaagcacttttaatgaagttgattttgaattccaaaaacacttaaaatacttTTTGAGATGCACTAGATATGTGTCTTTTATAGTAAacacttaaattatttttttaagatccacttatatttttactaagtactgatttaaaaaatatttccaCTAAAactacttttaattattttaaaaacatttcaaaattacAAATCAAACCAAGACAATGTGACTGGCCCACTGAGCCCACGAGAAAGTTAATATCGCTTATGAGGTGGCCCACGAGAACTGGATGTCAGGTCTCGTGATTGGCCCCAGGAGAATGACGACGCTAAAAAATGGGACAGGCCCAAAAACCGCAACCGACGCCGTTTGCGGCACGCAAACAGCCAAATTTTTTTATCCGGTTACCAGTTGCAGGGTGCAGCTGGAGCAAGAAAGGTATTATAACGGCAAACAAGACCATATTGAAAGCAATGGAAGGGAAAGGGGTACCTGGCAGGCGAAGGAACCGTTGGGATTGAACCAGGCGTTGCCCCAAGGGACCAGCCGGAGATTGACGGCGGAGATGAGACCGTTCTGGAAGATCTTGACCAGCTGGTTGACAATGAAGTCTGCACAGAACGGACACAGAGTTTCGTAGTAGAGAGTCACTGAAACTTTCTCAGAAGCAGCAGATGGAATTACCATTATCCCCAGGAagcagaagaagatgaagagtcTGAAGGATTTTCTGATAAAACCCATCTTTCACATCAAATCAATTTTGTGTACAAAAGTGTGTATTTATTGAATTCACTGACCTGGACATTCATGTGCTCTCATATCTGTGTCCACGTGTcaattgcctttttttttagtttttcactTTCACATAGATGGTACTGTGGTAGCGTGATACCAACTTTCTTTTCAAGTTAGAAGAAATTTTAAGTTCAAATCtccttgttttttaatgcataaaAGAATGGTGTAGTTCTCTTGAACGAAATGGCGTTGCTACTCGTACTTGAGTTTTTGTCAATTTAGGGTTTATAGTTTTAGTTTGAAGTTTTTGTCAAATAGGGTTTATAGTTCGCAAAACCAGTATCAGTTAATaatgtttttcttattttgcaATTATGAAAGTATCAGAGATATTTTGAACAAAATAAATCAAACTTAATTATTGATGAGAGATATTTAAACACCGAACTTCAAGTATAAGATGAAACGCTTTTAGTCGCTTCAACTGTAAGTACCTTAAGAAAAAAGTGAAGAATGGAGAATGAAGAATGAAGATGATAAGTATCGAGAACAATAAAACACCATCTTGTATCTTTTTTATGGGGCTACACGAAGGGACTGTGACGGCAGAAAAAAACAAGGATGTGATTTAGTTTTTCTATCGACATAGTGATATTTTAGACTTAAAAAGATTTGAATTTGAATGCAAATGATTGAATCGACTGACTTAGGGGAGAGAGAATTTGATTCATGATCGGACTGAGGCCCATAAAAATTCGTAGTCGTTGGATGAGCCCAGGCCCAAATTTGAATCATATCCACTTTCAAACAGTCAAAACCCCTCCAAGTCCTCCATTTTCTTCAACCTTGTCAACGATAAACCCCAATAATCTCAAAATTTTCAGAGGCTTCCCCGAATCCACTCTTCCTCCTCCGATGGCCTCCATCAACTTCAACCCCTTCGAAAGCTGGTTCCATAAACCCCCATCAACCTCCTCTCCCTTACCGACTCATTCTTCCACCGCCCCACCACCGCGCAATCCCCTCCCAATTTCTCCTCCCTCAGCCTCTCCAACCTCTTCAACGCCCCCCCTAAACCCGACCCCAAAAAAACCATTGGAGCCCGAGTCGGAAAAGCCCGGATACTACACCCAGATGCTGGAGCAGTTCTTCTGGGAATGCGAGAACGACCGGATTACAGTCACGCCCCGGAAGTCGCGAAGATTCTGAACGAAGACCCGATTTTCGAAAAGGAGAACTCAACTGAGGAGGAGGTCCGGGAGAACGAGGGGTTTTGGAAGGAGTTCCGGGAGAGCCCCGTGGTGAAGTTTCTGGCTCAGGCGGAGAAGATTGCAGATATGGTTAATGAGCTGGAGCTGAAGGAGAATGACCGGCCGTACAGGGATGAGGATAAGAAGCTGTGGCAGGCGGTGCCGCGTGTTATCGGGCCGGACGGGAGGCCGATGCCGAGGAAGGCGATAAAGACAGGCGGGAGTCGGATGACAAGTTCTGGGATTTTGCAAGGCAGTTCTTTTTTGGACTTTGGGGGTTCCGCCAGCGGCCCTACCCGCCCGGCCGGCCTATTGACGTTGCTCAGGCTATCGGGTATAAGCGGCTCGAAAAGCAGTATTAAGATTGTAAGTTTGTTCATTTAAATCTCTATGGTGAATGCATTTGCATATGTTAGTTTGAAGAATgtagtttttttaatttggttttgctGCTTAGTGTAGTGAGATTATGAAATGGATTTTCGAGCCGGGTTTAAAATTTCGTGTGGTTATTTCATCACTATGAGAATTGGCTACAAAGGTTTCAATTACAGTGAAATGCAGAATTGGCTACAAATGTTTTAATCACAGTTTAGTGGTTCGGCTCAAGTTGAAGAAATGTCACATTCTTCGATTGCATTGTTAACCAATGATTTCTCGACTCGAAACTCGTTATTGACATTCTAGATTCCTTTTGGAGAAAAGGGTTGTGTTATGTTGTCTTGATTGTTTGTCTGCAATAGCATTGATTTTACGTTGATACAGTTATCATGAGGAACGGTGGATTTTACTCTGAGGACCGGTTAGGTCGAACAAGAGCTCCATTGGAGCTAATAACCCTTAAAACAGCTTGGGGTGCTGGGATTATTGATAAAGACACGTTCATTTGGGGCGAGGACATGGATGAATGGGCTCCCATTCACATGGTTTACGGGTTGGAACCTGCTATTGCCACTTGGGAAGGTATGCTAAATATTCCCTTTTCTTGAAACAGCAAATTTATAATGGGTGATAGCAGCAACACAATAAACACACCCTTTAGAACTGGAGTTCAGTAACCACTAAATTACGATGGCGATGGGACCAATATCTGTTTTTATCTAGTATCATCTTATGTGCATGTCAAATTTGTACTAGatatttgaaggaaattttgtgaaacttATCAATATGATAAGCAATCTTACATGCATGAACTGTGCATAGTAGTAAAATAACTTTAATTCTGTATTTTCAACAAATTGATTCTTGGCTTATGGTTGGGTGAACTTCAGTTAGACTCGCGGCTGGTGCAACTGCTTTGATTCACAAACTGCAAAAAGGAATTCCTCCCTGGGTTCCACTCAAGGGACACGAGAAGAAAACTTATAAGCAGCTACAAGAGGAGGCTGTTGAAAGCAAGAGACGTGACTTAGCAGTACTTGAAGCTAACGATGGTGTTTGGCCTCCAACTCCGAGTCATGCTCTATTTCTTTGGGCTAGTGGCTCTGAACTGACAACAATTTTAGAAGAGGATCACATGCCgaacaaatacattccaaaAGCTCTTAGGTATTGTGAATCCTGGTTATTACAACTTAAGTATTTCTCTGCAAATTCCCATCAGTCCATTACCCAAGGTCCAAGGATACAAAGAGATTTATTTGCATATTAGTTTCTCAACCTCTTTGGACATTTTGCATAATTTCCCTTTAGGGATGTGCAAGCACTTCCACTAAATCGTTGTGGGTTTTTTCGTGTTCAGAGACTGTATAATATTTTCACCAAGCTAAGCACCCGAGTGTACCAGAAACTGGAGCTAACAATTCCTGGTTTCGATAAGATAATGGAGAGTGTCCATGCTGATGCTACTGCAAGGGATGCCAGACGGAAGGCAAGAAGAGAGGCAGAGATGAAAGCCGAGCAGGAAAAAGCCTTGGGAATTCAGAGCGATCCCTAACTCACAATTAGTCATACTTCAAACACGGTCGCAGTATTTCTTCTTTAAACGTACATTGAGTATG harbors:
- the LOC126619606 gene encoding gamma-interferon-responsive lysosomal thiol protein, translated to MGFIRKSFRLFIFFCFLGIMVIPSAASEKVSVTLYYETLCPFCADFIVNQLVKIFQNGLISAVNLRLVPWGNAWFNPNGSFACQHGSDECLLNTIEACTISIYPDVNRHFTFIHCVERFTLGGKHGAWANCFEMTRLGTEPIDCYNSGNGYVIEGSYARETAQLKPPHRFVPWVIVNDKPLQEDYQNFMAYICRAYKGTPPQACGSIRYKTESTEQEKPVPQVCFANQGRNSSH